Proteins encoded by one window of Halobacteriovorax sp. GB3:
- a CDS encoding response regulator — protein MIFQPPFQILLVDDDPSIHELIETYVTLRYAGDVDVVYRNTLQSAREYIDNSKSVIHFAFCDIHLDDGRLAWDVIKECFIVEKGIQIVALSADQTLITAIESYNNGARYFLEKPIDKKELYRVIDHCIEHLSYWHNLIKKRVDK, from the coding sequence ATGATTTTTCAACCACCTTTTCAAATCCTTCTCGTTGATGATGATCCATCCATTCACGAGCTGATTGAAACTTATGTAACTCTTCGCTATGCCGGAGATGTCGATGTCGTTTATCGAAACACGCTTCAAAGTGCGAGAGAATATATTGATAATTCAAAGAGTGTCATCCACTTTGCCTTTTGTGATATCCATCTTGATGATGGTCGCTTGGCGTGGGATGTAATCAAAGAGTGTTTTATCGTAGAAAAGGGGATTCAGATAGTTGCTCTCTCAGCCGATCAAACTCTCATCACGGCCATTGAATCCTATAACAATGGCGCCCGCTACTTTTTGGAAAAACCTATTGATAAAAAAGAACTCTATAGAGTTATTGACCATTGTATTGAACATCTTAGCTATTGGCATAATTTAATTAAAAAAAGAGTCGATAAATAG
- a CDS encoding tRNA-dihydrouridine synthase family protein, with translation MKLFLNQRPILEGNVTFPLMLAPMVGISHYPFRKIVADYMPEGMSALWPTEMLNSRRLPGQKLGQTPETIKGEHEQFLCPQILGNQEKYIAPSVLKLEQWGAKAIDINMGCPVNKALKHNYGVALMGDIDYAKEVVRMTVANATVPVSVKLRAGHQRDEKFLVNFVQQMQNAGASWITLHPRLASEMRKGKADWSQITLVRDNLDIPVIGNGDIQTLDDIFSMHEQTNCDGVMIGRALTARPWLFWQYAKKVGLPAPLGKNHEQCPETPEQEAREYVQMLINLLRELTSHFEMAYALRKFRFFVKTSCAWLNFGHSIYSGVHKNKTAIEIESFLLKMKENSSLKMAKTTSLHQ, from the coding sequence ATGAAGCTTTTCTTAAACCAGAGACCGATTCTTGAAGGAAATGTAACATTTCCTTTAATGCTCGCTCCAATGGTTGGCATCAGTCATTATCCGTTTAGAAAAATAGTCGCCGACTACATGCCTGAAGGCATGAGTGCTCTATGGCCAACAGAGATGCTCAATTCACGAAGGCTTCCGGGTCAAAAATTGGGCCAGACTCCTGAGACGATTAAAGGAGAGCATGAACAATTTCTTTGCCCACAAATTCTTGGTAACCAAGAGAAATACATCGCCCCCTCAGTTTTAAAACTTGAACAGTGGGGTGCTAAGGCCATCGATATCAATATGGGTTGTCCTGTTAACAAGGCCCTTAAACATAACTATGGCGTCGCCCTAATGGGTGATATCGACTATGCAAAAGAAGTCGTTCGAATGACAGTTGCAAACGCAACGGTTCCAGTTTCGGTTAAGCTTAGGGCCGGCCACCAAAGAGATGAAAAGTTTCTTGTTAACTTTGTACAACAAATGCAAAACGCCGGTGCGAGCTGGATCACTCTCCACCCAAGACTTGCGAGTGAAATGAGAAAGGGAAAGGCCGACTGGTCTCAAATAACTCTTGTTCGCGATAATCTTGATATACCAGTCATTGGTAATGGAGACATCCAAACACTCGATGATATTTTTTCAATGCACGAGCAAACCAATTGTGATGGCGTCATGATAGGAAGGGCCCTTACAGCGAGACCTTGGCTCTTTTGGCAATATGCTAAGAAGGTAGGACTTCCCGCTCCTCTTGGAAAGAATCACGAACAATGCCCAGAAACTCCAGAACAAGAAGCGCGCGAATATGTGCAAATGCTAATCAATCTTCTAAGAGAACTAACAAGTCATTTTGAAATGGCCTACGCCCTTAGAAAGTTTCGCTTCTTTGTGAAAACCAGCTGTGCTTGGCTTAATTTTGGCCATAGTATTTACAGTGGCGTTCACAAAAACAAGACGGCCATCGAGATTGAGAGCTTTCTACTTAAAATGAAAGAAAATTCCTCACTTAAAATGGCCAAAACAACTTCTCTTCATCAATAA
- the ffh gene encoding signal recognition particle protein, with protein MFDTLSEKFSEAFKNIQGKGKISETNIEQALKQVRTALLEADVNFKVVKEFIGNVKEQALGEKVIKGVNPEEQFIKIVHDELAKVMGVANEEVNLDRKDIAPILVVGLNGQGKTTFSGKLSLHLSKKKKKNVLLVPADTFRPAAKDQLITLAKSMQMDWFDSDLSKHPKDIATDALKFAEENGKDVVIIDTAGRLHVDEELMGQIKEVRESLNDRNPEVLMVADAMTGQEAVNVAKSFHEAVGLTGVVLSKMDSDARGGAALSIRHVTGVPIKYISTGEKMKDLELFHPDRLAGRILDMGDVLSLVEKAEESIDKDAAEGMMKRLEKGKFTVDDFMKQMDMIKNLGSMSSILKMIPGMGNMLRQVGDLSPAEAEMKRMRVIIDSMTKAERDDYKLVKESRIKRIATGSGNTEAQVKDFLSKFRQMEKMMGGMMQMMKGGGMPGMPGMPGMPGMGGMPGMPGGKKKKKGKRKGPWGGGFF; from the coding sequence ATGTTTGATACTTTAAGTGAGAAGTTTTCTGAAGCTTTTAAAAACATTCAAGGTAAGGGTAAAATTAGTGAGACGAATATTGAACAAGCGCTTAAGCAAGTTCGCACGGCCCTTCTCGAAGCTGACGTTAACTTTAAAGTCGTCAAAGAATTTATTGGCAATGTAAAAGAACAGGCCCTTGGTGAAAAGGTCATCAAAGGTGTCAATCCTGAAGAGCAATTCATTAAAATTGTTCACGATGAACTTGCTAAGGTTATGGGTGTTGCTAACGAGGAAGTGAATCTCGATAGAAAAGATATCGCACCAATTCTCGTCGTTGGTTTAAACGGTCAGGGTAAGACGACTTTCTCAGGAAAGCTCTCTCTTCACTTGTCTAAAAAGAAAAAGAAGAATGTTCTTCTTGTTCCTGCCGATACTTTTAGGCCAGCTGCTAAAGATCAATTGATCACTCTTGCTAAAAGTATGCAAATGGACTGGTTTGATTCAGATCTTTCAAAGCACCCAAAAGATATTGCAACAGATGCCCTCAAATTTGCTGAAGAAAATGGTAAGGATGTCGTAATTATTGATACGGCCGGGCGTTTACACGTCGATGAAGAATTGATGGGACAAATTAAAGAGGTAAGAGAATCTCTTAATGATAGAAACCCTGAAGTTTTGATGGTTGCAGATGCCATGACAGGTCAGGAAGCCGTTAATGTTGCCAAGAGTTTCCATGAAGCTGTTGGTCTAACAGGTGTTGTTCTCTCAAAGATGGACTCTGATGCACGTGGTGGGGCGGCCCTGTCTATTCGTCACGTAACGGGTGTTCCAATTAAGTACATCTCAACTGGTGAGAAGATGAAAGACCTTGAACTCTTTCATCCTGATAGGCTTGCAGGAAGAATTCTCGATATGGGTGATGTCCTCTCTCTTGTGGAAAAAGCAGAGGAGAGTATTGATAAAGATGCTGCAGAAGGAATGATGAAGCGTCTTGAAAAGGGAAAATTCACAGTCGATGATTTCATGAAGCAAATGGATATGATTAAGAACCTCGGTTCTATGAGTTCTATCTTAAAGATGATTCCTGGAATGGGAAATATGCTTCGCCAGGTGGGTGACCTTTCACCAGCAGAAGCAGAAATGAAGCGCATGAGAGTTATTATTGATTCTATGACAAAAGCTGAAAGAGATGACTACAAATTAGTTAAAGAGTCTCGTATTAAGCGCATCGCTACCGGTTCAGGTAATACAGAAGCTCAGGTCAAAGACTTTTTATCAAAGTTCCGCCAAATGGAAAAAATGATGGGTGGAATGATGCAAATGATGAAAGGTGGCGGTATGCCGGGGATGCCAGGAATGCCTGGAATGCCTGGAATGGGTGGAATGCCTGGAATGCCTGGTGGTAAGAAAAAGAAAAAAGGTAAGAGAAAAGGTCCATGGGGTGGTGGCTTCTTTTAG
- a CDS encoding HAD family hydrolase translates to MNLDKPRGHVVFDCDGTLISSEFGIYRAVSKLFSDYLNRPVTMEEVREKYVPDLRQLAENFGVQAHDDPKVQKEMIKRFQLMSARMGLNYELFPGIKDLLLELGKANFLLYVWTGRDRKTTLEILKKLDVAKYFLDFRCVDDTTPKPHPQGIFELVGNDCPKDKVIVIGDSYTDIRGARSFGCQSIGCTWSEYANNGQLENEGADFIVNEPKDCLDIILKHK, encoded by the coding sequence ATGAACCTTGATAAGCCCCGTGGACACGTCGTTTTTGACTGTGATGGTACCCTTATTTCAAGTGAATTTGGGATTTATCGTGCTGTTTCTAAGCTTTTTAGTGACTATTTAAATAGACCTGTCACGATGGAAGAAGTGCGCGAAAAGTACGTACCAGATTTAAGGCAGTTAGCAGAGAACTTTGGTGTACAGGCACACGATGATCCCAAAGTGCAAAAAGAGATGATCAAGCGCTTCCAGCTGATGTCAGCTAGGATGGGACTAAACTATGAACTTTTTCCTGGGATTAAAGATCTTTTATTGGAACTTGGAAAAGCGAACTTTTTGCTTTATGTTTGGACAGGTCGCGATCGAAAGACAACACTTGAGATTTTAAAGAAGCTCGATGTTGCAAAGTACTTTCTGGATTTTCGCTGTGTCGATGACACAACTCCTAAACCACATCCACAAGGGATTTTCGAGTTAGTGGGAAATGACTGTCCTAAGGATAAGGTCATCGTTATTGGAGATAGCTATACAGATATACGAGGTGCACGAAGCTTCGGTTGTCAGTCCATTGGTTGTACTTGGAGTGAGTATGCGAATAATGGGCAGCTTGAAAACGAAGGTGCTGACTTTATCGTGAATGAACCAAAAGATTGTTTAGATATAATTTTAAAACATAAATAG
- the dusB gene encoding tRNA dihydrouridine synthase DusB, giving the protein MTNTTRTPFSKQLQSKIDLLSKRTTKIQMGDVSFDSPLLLAPMSAICIAPFRLLMEELGAGGTVSELISCHGINYGNEKTHQMLRIDPREKNIGIQLFGEDPEAMARASEVAQERNPKFIDINMGCPVRKVVSKGGGSALMKDPKKLGAYFGAMKKAINIPLTVKIRTGWDEESINAQEVIHIAKEEGLEFVAVHGRTRTQQYKGRANWELLENLATTSPLPLIGNGDLHTHKQVQERLSKTTCQALMLGRGPLRNPFIFLESYIQEGEDLSFSSRDYFEIIQRLYHYISEYTERERTQLVQMRKHIVWMAQGFPGVAQFRGQIFTTPDLGDTMKVTEDFFMGLEGKDKNINHDEAFMTSGHG; this is encoded by the coding sequence ATGACAAATACGACAAGAACACCATTTTCCAAACAACTACAAAGCAAGATTGATCTGCTATCAAAACGCACAACAAAGATTCAAATGGGAGACGTTTCTTTTGACTCCCCACTACTTCTTGCTCCTATGTCGGCCATCTGCATTGCACCATTTCGTCTTCTTATGGAAGAACTCGGGGCCGGTGGAACAGTGAGTGAGCTCATCTCTTGTCATGGAATCAACTACGGTAATGAAAAAACTCACCAGATGCTTCGCATCGATCCGCGTGAAAAGAATATTGGTATTCAACTCTTTGGTGAAGACCCAGAGGCCATGGCCCGCGCCTCAGAAGTGGCCCAGGAGAGAAATCCAAAATTTATCGATATCAACATGGGTTGCCCGGTAAGAAAAGTCGTAAGCAAAGGTGGTGGATCGGCCTTAATGAAAGATCCAAAAAAACTTGGTGCTTATTTTGGTGCCATGAAAAAGGCCATCAACATTCCTCTTACCGTAAAAATTAGAACGGGATGGGATGAAGAGTCAATTAACGCTCAAGAAGTCATTCATATCGCTAAAGAAGAAGGATTAGAATTTGTTGCAGTTCACGGCAGAACGCGAACACAACAATATAAAGGTAGAGCAAACTGGGAACTTCTTGAAAACCTCGCAACGACTTCCCCGCTTCCTCTCATTGGAAATGGTGATCTCCATACGCACAAGCAAGTTCAAGAGCGCCTCTCTAAAACGACTTGCCAAGCTCTCATGCTCGGTCGAGGACCACTAAGAAATCCTTTCATCTTTCTAGAAAGTTATATCCAAGAAGGAGAAGATCTCTCTTTTAGTTCAAGAGATTACTTTGAAATTATTCAACGCCTTTACCATTATATTAGTGAGTACACAGAGCGCGAAAGAACACAATTAGTGCAGATGAGAAAGCACATTGTGTGGATGGCCCAGGGCTTTCCAGGTGTTGCCCAATTTCGTGGACAAATTTTTACGACCCCTGATCTTGGAGACACCATGAAAGTTACTGAGGACTTTTTTATGGGCCTTGAAGGTAAGGATAAAAACATTAATCACGATGAAGCTTTTATGACTTCAGGTCACGGTTAA
- a CDS encoding metal ABC transporter solute-binding protein, Zn/Mn family — MRLLTLFIFMIFASHAKAELVCYQTQVCNLVKELLIDQKVVKTALLPKGADPHHYELKGKEIKDLIKAKYLIAPNLHLSPWLKKIGNQRDSKQTYFLKERQMDGFSKESLAHFWLDPEHLCQTARELEKVLQNWKLETKTFQCKNFGTKKSKTNVYIITHDALGPLLKKEGHLYFAIRTSGHGHVVGPKEMKKLALFLNQHPKVTWLIETNIDLPTVIKKMYRKGDKKITINTSGEVGQPSYRVLDHLFSIFH; from the coding sequence ATGAGATTATTAACACTCTTTATATTTATGATCTTTGCTAGTCATGCGAAGGCCGAACTTGTTTGTTATCAAACCCAAGTTTGTAATTTAGTAAAAGAGCTCTTAATCGATCAAAAAGTTGTCAAAACAGCGCTTCTTCCAAAGGGAGCTGATCCCCACCACTATGAATTAAAAGGAAAAGAGATCAAAGATCTCATCAAGGCAAAATACTTAATTGCTCCTAACCTTCACTTGAGCCCGTGGCTAAAAAAAATTGGAAATCAAAGAGACTCGAAACAAACATACTTTCTAAAAGAAAGGCAAATGGATGGTTTTTCTAAAGAAAGCCTCGCCCACTTTTGGCTTGATCCCGAGCACCTTTGCCAAACGGCCAGAGAGCTCGAAAAAGTTTTACAAAACTGGAAATTAGAAACAAAGACATTTCAATGCAAAAACTTTGGAACTAAAAAATCTAAGACTAATGTCTACATCATTACTCACGATGCTCTAGGCCCTCTGTTAAAAAAAGAAGGACATCTCTATTTTGCCATTCGAACAAGTGGGCATGGCCATGTTGTAGGACCAAAAGAGATGAAAAAACTGGCCCTCTTTTTAAATCAGCATCCTAAAGTCACTTGGCTAATTGAGACAAATATCGATTTACCGACAGTCATCAAGAAAATGTACAGAAAGGGCGATAAAAAGATAACAATCAATACATCAGGCGAAGTAGGACAACCATCCTACCGTGTTCTCGATCATCTTTTTTCAATCTTTCACTAG